A segment of the Caretta caretta isolate rCarCar2 chromosome 13, rCarCar1.hap1, whole genome shotgun sequence genome:
ATAATTAGACTTAGGAAGGATCTTGGAAACAAGCCCTACTCCTGCTGGGAACAGTGAGCTTGCTCACAAGTGGGGGACCCATAGGCAAGAGACCGAAAGGTACAATGGCCAAGCCCAGCCTGAGAACCAGCTGATTGTCGGAAGGTAACAGGGTGGCTCTCTTTGATCAGGTTTGCCTTATACTTCTATAATTCCAGATTTCAGGTTCCCTCTTCTCCACCTGTGGAAAGGGGCACTGTGTTTTGTCTCTGCTGTGGGCTGTTTCTTCATAAACACAGGCAGTGAGGAGTTGAGTAGAAAACACTGCAGTTACAATTTGTTGAGGGCGCACTAGCAGAGTCTTGTACTGCGTTTTATGATCTCACTAGGATTGAGCATTCAACATTTTAGATACCCAAAGATTTTATTATATTACATAGGTGGAATGATTGAACAGGGGCATTAGTCTTCAGGTTAAAAAAATCCCATGCTCCAGGTTAGCAGCGGATTCCCATGCCAATGGCCATGAATGTCCCAAACGTGCCACCACTTTGCATCATGGTTTTGCCAACTCCACCCATCAGTTCTCGTCCTCTCATGCCAATcctgaaagagagaaaacagtTCAGGATTCAACACAGGCTGACCAAGGCCATTCTACTGCTGAAGTGACAATCCATCCCTGACAGACATTGGAAAGCATATTGGATTTTATCATCGGACTTTCTGTATCAGGTGACTGGCATGAGAGTTGGCTTCATTCACTTCTAGACTGTACAGACAACGTGCTTTTTAGGTTTTGGAGCACGTGACTTCAGGGTGCATGGGATGAGTGGGAGGGGAGAATGGCTGCAATCTCTTGTGGCTGTGATCCATTGGAAGGACTGGGAGGGGCAGCTTGCTCCTTTGTGGCTGTGACATGTCAGTTATATAGGCTCAGGATGAGAATTCACCACTCTGTATGTATGAAGTGCCAGAGGTGGAGAGACTCTGCAGCCTTGCAGCTGGGCCCTGCCTAGCTGCATGTGCTCAAGGCAGTGAGATTTACCTCATTTAAAGGGACATTATCAACTGAAAATGAAGTGGGAACTTTTAAAGCCCAAGTGAATCTTTGCTacagctgcatttttttttcctgtttgcaaGAGGTTGGACAATAAAAATAAGCAAAGTGATTTTCTCTCTCAGGTTTTCCTGCTGCAATATATGCATGGAAACACTGCATGGAAAGTTTAATTGTTTGTAACCACTTGTGTGCATTGGGACTTTTAAAATGTGCTGGTTTATTTGCCACGAGTTTTATAAACATATGTTTTTACCTGAGTTAAATTTTGGGGCAAATTGAAGCAGCTAATGTCCCTTTAACCACGTCAGATAAAAAACAATCTCTTATTGCTCCTTCAGATCATCCATGATTGCATTTCCTGCCAATATTGTGGTACCTATGAACAACATTCATTAGGATTTGAAGAGGATCAAGGGGAGGGATACGTGGGggatgtgtgtgttgtttttttaaacaacttttaGAACAACTCATGGTTCTTGTTTCTCCCACTCAGTGTAAAGTCTTTGTCATTTATCAGTGATGTTAGCTGAAGAGAATTCAAATAAGCGAATATATATTTTTGGTGTAAGATACTAAATATCCCCTTGATCTACCAGTTCTTTATAATATTCCATGTGCAGAGAAACACTGAACACCTCAGGATAACTACTCTCAACAAATGAGTCATTGAAATGCAATGAAAACAGTATGGAACAGGATGTGAAGACAACGGAAGGCCCTGCCGGCTGCCACGTACAACCTCCAGTGCTAAGAGAACAGCTCTTTGTATGTGGCAAGCAAAAGCAGCTTGTCCAATCTCTAATTCTATGACTTGGATGCTCCAAATCTTCAGCCTCGTTTAGAGTCACAGGTAGCATTCCATCTACGTTACCAAAATGGAACAAGGTCTTTAgatctccttcctctgtcccagTTTCTCCTAGGACTGACATTTACAATTAACTGACTCCAACATACCTGAGGCAGGAAAATGTGCCAAACAGTGCCCCTGCCGCCATGCCAACAGCAAAGCCCATCATGAAGCCCATTTTCACTCTGTCAAAGCAGTTGGGCTGGGACTGTCCatatggccccacagtcacaggcaTCTGGAAAAGAAGCAAGacacttaaacaaaaaaaaaagcccctccccccaccaccaccgacCCATCTCCTCCCGTGAATGACAAGCGTCCTGCTGCCCAACTGGATTGGACAGCAGCAGTTGTGAAGACACTATGTGCttgaggccatgtctatactggagagtttacagtggcacagctcttCCaatacagctgcgctgctgtaagaccTCTCGTGTAGCCGCTCTCTGCCAACGGAAGAGAGCGCTCCCGTCGGCACAGCACTGTCCACAGCGGCGCGTCTGTCAGTGTAACTTGTGTCGTTCagaggtgtggtttttttcacatccccgAGCGACAGGATTTATACCGACTGAAGTGGTAGGgtagacttaggctatgtctacactgcactttcattgttaaaacttttgtcgctcagagggtgtgaaaaacacacacccctgaataacaaaagttttaatgatgaAAAGCGCTGgagtgaacagcgctttgtcagtGGAGAAGCTATTGCCCCTTGTtggtgtggttttattttgtcatcaggagagctctcccctggTAACAAAGGGGGGCTATGCCGCACGTCTTACAACGGCAAAGCTTCAGCGGCATGGCTGTGCTACTGGaagctgtgcagtgtagacatagccatggCCTGAGTCTCCTACAATTTAGGAGagtgcatgtgcaaactgagtaTTTGCATGCAAATGTGACTAGCTAGTTCTCTGTAACTGCTCATTCAGCTACCACTTATTAGCACCTAAAAAGACTTTTCTATAGAAATGTACAAGCAAAACACTGAGCAACCTTATTCCAGAGCCTCAGCTTTACTTTGTCTCTCCACCTTACAGTTCCCATTCCTAGACACACTGTCAGGGAACAGAGAAGGTTTTCACAGCCTTGCATCTTGGCCCAATACTGGGGACAGACTGAGCAAAAGGAGGACTGTCCTGATCACAGACTTGTTTTGCTCCCACACAAACCTTCACACCCCCATTAACAGTCACTATATTTGACAAAGGACTTGAGGGGACTCCATTCAGTCTGAGAGAGTCGCTCCCTAATAAGCATTGCCTGGAGGGATTGTTGAAAGCAGAAATCCTTCCATCCCTGAACATACGGCATCCACAGCACTCCCACACACCCTACTGTCTGATGCATGAAACAGCCACCTCCCAAATTCCTAGCTCCTAGGCTATTATgtcgattccccccccccccccatgaaaaatGGTCACCCATtcagagcagggggaaaaaaatctgacagGACTTCACTTTCTGTAACAAAGATTCACATTAAGGTTCCCCTGTGCTCAACACTGTATGTGAATTTCAGTACTTGCAAAAGGTGCtggctgacagctctggagaTTGTGGTTCTTTTCATTCCCAGAACACACAGTATGGGCAACTGTCGTGCACCATTCTCCACATTGCCCCATTGatatgctgctgcctgctggagAGACCACTTTTAGGAATTTGAGTAGAGTTCAGTTGCCATACCTGCTCaatctgtggtggtggtggtgcatgTCCAGTATGAACTGGACTAAGACTAATAACTCATTTTACATGGGGCACTGGTCAGTCATCTGATGGTAATAACTTTCAGTTACTAAAAACCTGAGCTGAAACTGAATGATGACCTTGTAATTGAAAGGCTCGGTATTCCTTTTCTAATCTGCCAATGAGCCATCCAGTCTCCCTAATATCTACATTTAATAGGCACTCAATTATTGGATTAGAGAGAATTTCTAATAGCTTGGACTTCCCCTGCCCAATACGGTGCAGACAAATGGCATTTTGAAACAATGAGCAAAGGTAAAGGAGAGGAACGATTAGATAAGAGGCGGACTTTACAATGGGTCGGCGTGTGCAAATGCACTGGACTAACATAACAGATGCAAAAACAAACACCTATTGCATAATTCTGGACTactgataataaataataatcttacTTAGCTCACATATTTAACAGGATGGTGGTGAACAGCATAACAGATGTCTGGCATTAAAGGACTGTCCAGACAACAAATTATAGTGTTTTAAAACTGAGTTAGCTAGCATAATTTCTAACCCCCTTTTACATTTAGTATAGATACAATTAGCACCTTTAATTTGGCTGGTCATGTTATAACCTAGAGGGAGCCTGCACTAAATGTAAAAGGAGATTTCAAATTATGTTCGCTAACCAGATTTGAAAaagtattttcattgtccaaatgGACACTAATAaactctccctgctccctccagtCCCTAGGACTCAAACGCTCACACTTTGTCAGTGAAAATCAGAAATACTATATATATTCATAATTTGTTACAAATTGGGCTCAGATTTTGACAGCTCATTCTTACAAACATCAGTCTAGGTTTTATGCTTCTTTCTCTGTTCCTACCAAGTATCATAAACTCTCTACATTCTGCATTCACAGTTGGCAGATATATTTGGCCAACAGACAGAAATTACTAGTTTTATTATGTCCCTcctcccaaaaaaacccaaggtaGAGACGTAAAACTGCCTCCATCCAGATTGTGCAGCAACCAAAACTGCTCATCTGAAGGCTGCAAAAAAATCCTTGAACTGCCTGTTGCTTTTTAAACTCAGTGGTATTATTCTAACCAGGACAAACATAGTCTCCTTGGCCATAAAGCATTTTGCGTGATGCCCAGAACACAAAGAGTGTCCTTCTCCAGCAAGTTTCACTCACATAAAGAAGCATGTACAGAAAATTGTCAGTGACTGGACATTTCTGAGCAGCTACGCTGTGAACGGCTTTGGCCAGAGCAGAGAAGAGGCTGCTTCCGTTCCCCTACCTTGTCCCAAGAGGGGCATGGTCAGTAATGGAGACTAGGAAGAAATGTAATGAGCTACAGCAGCAAGCAATAAAGCTTCCATCGGGAAGGAGCCTGGGCAGTCCAGCTCAGAGAGGAAACGGTCGGAACAGAGCATGAGAGAGGCAGACAGAGGCGTCCCCGCCCTGGAGGGGGCCAGGCCCCGGCTCGCTCCGTCACAGAGGGGCTCGGAGACTGTAGAGGAGCCTGCGGAACTCACGGCCACGGGACACTGGTGCGGCCCCCAgcttggcagggctggggcaagcccTGGCGCCTGCACCGCGCGAGCCGGGACCCTGCGGCCACCGGCTGGGGAAGCTCCGCGGGGCCCGGCTGATCCCAGGCTCTCCGTGGCCCGCTCCCGGGGGCGCCGGAGGACCCCTCACCTCGCTCCTCGCCTCCGCCCAGCGCGCTCCAGTCTCTCCGTCACTTCCGGCGCGCTGCGATGACGACACGCGGGTCGGGGTGAAAGGGCAGTGGCTGTTTCCGGGCTTGGCTGGTGCcgggatgctgctgctgctgcggaggGCGGCGGCGTTGCCGAGGCTGCGCGGGCTCGGGGGGCCGCCGGCCCGGCGGCTCTCGGGGGCGGCCCGGCGCCATGGGGGTGAGCGGGGCGAGTCCGCGCGGGGCCGGGCGCGGAGCGGAGCCCGGGGGCCTGGCGGGGCTCGGGCGGCGGCAAAGGTGCCGAGCAGTCGCGGGGACCGGGGGCTGCTCGGCTTGGCCCCGCCGGCGTGTGGTGCCTGGCGGGCACGGGAGCGGGGCGGGGATGGCCCGTGAGAAGGGAGCCCCCTGGGTCTAGTGCTAACCTGGCCtcaattccccgccccccccgcggTCCCCCTGAGTCCCTCGGGCCGGGCTCTCTGTGCCCCCGTTGTCCCCTGTGAACGGGGACCATGGCCCACCCGAGTGTCGTGACGGGCTTGTCAGACACAGCAGCGATGGCGGCCAGAGAAGCACCTCCGAGAGATGCATCACGCCTGATGTTTCTTTTTTTGCACGCCGTGCTGCCTGCTCCCCTGGGCGGGCTGGAAAGCCAGTTGCCAGAATGCAGGGCGCGtccttctcccctctcctagCAGTGCAGATCGTGACTGGCTCTCCTTTGGAGCGCCAGACGAGGTGCATGTTCGCATTAGAAAGGTTCCAAGCTCACTGTGGGTTCCCTGATTTCTTTTCCTGCACGGCTGTCCGCTCCTGTTGTTGGAAAGTTTTGCTTGTCTTCTCTCCTTTGCATTGCGTCTTTACTTGTCCCTTGTGCTTGCTGTGCATTTATCACTatagtgtctttttttttcctctagaAAAAGGTCTTGATGAAGAATCCCCGCTCCGGCCGTTGTATATGGATGTCCAGGCAACTACTCCACTGGTTGGTGAAATTATGTGAACATACCCTAGTGCCCTAGAATGAACCCTGTAGTTGTAACCAGATGGGGTACATGCATAATGGGTAGGGATAAGATGTCatagattctgtgacttccagagatctCCATGACACTGTCTGCCTGAGCCGAAGCTCTTGGGCAGCTCTTGGGAGGGCGTTGTGGATGCAGAATCCTCCCACCTCAGCCAGACTTGGGCTctcatcccccacccctcaaGCTTCAGTcatcccccatcagctcctcacCCCtattacttttagtaaaagtcacagaccgGTCACGGACTGCTgttaatttttttggtttttgccagtgatctgtgacttttactaaaaacaaccgagacaaaatcttaaccttaatgaTGGGGAATGCAGATTTCCATGAGCAAATCAGAGTGCTCATGAGTAATTCTGGGAAGAGCTGTATTCTTTTTAGTGCAGTACTCTTGCCAGAAGAATGATCACTTTGTAATGAAGCCCAATATCTGCTCTTCCTTGTTTGTTCTTGATGTGTCGTTCCTTCCCACACTGAATCCCTCTATTAGCTTCCTTTTCTTACCACATGAAACTCAAGCTTCGTGTTCTCATAGTGTACATAATCTCACGCCCAATTACATCTTGGCTTTCCCCAGCACCCGCTCCTTCTCACTGCACTCTTCCCAAGGAACGTTGAAAACACGGAGGGATTGAGAAGAGACTGCCTTATTTGTGCTTAAAAGAAAGTCCAGTGTTTACACAATTTAAGGCACTCACTATCTTTGTTGATGTGGTGATAAGCGTCTCCATTCAGTGCTACACCAAAGTAACTTTAACGATGGTCTGCAACTAAAATTCTAACCTTGTACTTCAGTAACAGTTGAGGAGCAGGTCTTTCTCCAGAAGTCTCGTCTTCTTCACTCAGCATAATTTTATTATGGCCAGAATGTCTTTCATCAACACTTATATATTGTGAGGTTTAATAATTAGAAATCTCTTTATATTCCTGGGGGAAACATACAATAAATGTACCTTGAGGTGGTGGCTATTATCAAGTACTGTCTTGTCATGTCATTTGAATTACATGCATTCTGAAGTGATGAAAGGTCATCTTGGAGAAAATGTAAAACTTTTCCAGTGACCCTTAGGGGGTCTTGTGTTTCTTCTGCTTAGAAAGTCCTTGCTGTTctgagcagggctttggagctgtgctcccgctctgctccagctccaggcaaaaactgGCAGCTCCACTGATCCGGAGCTGCTCcgcgctccagctccgggctccactccaaagccctgcttcTGAGAGAGATTTCTGGTATAGTTCAAGGTTTGACTTGTAAGATTGTGTTGGATGTTATTAGCAAACCTTTGCCAGTCACCGGATAGGTTAATATAGTGCATATGCAAAATGTTTGTGCATTTATAGTAGTTTGGAATAAGCTGACTGCTGTCCTGGGATAAAGCAGAGCAAATATAttggaggggaaagaaagaaggaggaaaaacaaaatgatttttctctacttttaaaaaaaattgtctcttGTCTTCTAGGACCCCAGAGTTTTGGACAGCATGCTCCCTTATCTAATGCACTCCTATGGAAACCCACATTCCAGGACTCATGCCTATGGCTGGGAGAGTGAGTCTGCTATGGAACGAGCCAGACAGGTGAGGCTTTTCAGCCCCATCACAGAACTTAAA
Coding sequences within it:
- the ROMO1 gene encoding reactive oxygen species modulator 1; the encoded protein is MPVTVGPYGQSQPNCFDRVKMGFMMGFAVGMAAGALFGTFSCLRIGMRGRELMGGVGKTMMQSGGTFGTFMAIGMGIRC